From Apium graveolens cultivar Ventura chromosome 9, ASM990537v1, whole genome shotgun sequence, the proteins below share one genomic window:
- the LOC141685291 gene encoding uncharacterized protein LOC141685291: MGRHVFLRIVDVVSNFDPYFQQRMDAVGRKGLSPLQKCTTAMRILAYGISADVVDDCVRIGESEYLRKPNSNDVQRLLQMGEAHGFPDRSPIFDEVLQGRAPEVNYTINGNNYIVGYYLTYGIYPELATFVKTIPRPQGEKRKIFSKQERQRKDVERAFGVLQSRFAIVRGPTRFWDKDDLGRIMRACIIIHNMIVEDERDTYATQFGPLPSYDDVINSLSQPNLGEEPFAAYETYIQNTIQMPDKRTHRQLQNDLVEHISQFHINR; this comes from the exons ATGGGAAGACATGTCTTTCTTCGTATTGTGGATGTTGTCTCAAATTTTGATCCATACTTTCAACAAAGAATGGATGCAGTGGGAAGAAAAGGTTTATCACCTTTACAAAAATGCACTACGGCAATGCGTATATTGGCTTATGGTATATCTGCTGATGTTGTTGATGATTGTGTTCGTATTGGAGAGA GCGAATACTTACGAAAGCCAAACTCAAATGACGTGCAACGTCTGCTACAAATGGGTGAGGCTCATGGCTTTCCAG ATCGGTCACCAATATTTGATGAAGTGCTACAAGGTCGTGCTCCAGAGGTAAATTATACTATAAATGGAAATAATTATATTGTGGGATATTACTTAACATATGGAATATATCCAGAATTGGCAACATTCGTTAAAACGATACCACGTCCACAAGGTgagaaaagaaaaatattttcaaaacaAGAACGCCAGCGAAAAGATGTTGAACGAGCATTTGGTGTGTTACAGTCCCGTTTCGCAATTGTACGTGGTCCGACACGCTTTTGGGACAAAGACGATCTTGGGAGAATCATGAGAGCATGCATCATAATACATAATATGATTGTTGAAGATGAGAGAGACACGTATGCCACTCAATTTGGTCCTCTGCCAAGTTATGATGATGTAATAAATAGTTTATCACAACCAAACTTAGGCGAAGAACCTTTTGCTGCGTATGAAACGTATATTCAAAACACTATACAGATGCCTGATAAACGGACACATCGTCAGCTACAAAATGACTTGGTTGAGCATATCTCGCAATTTCATATTAATCGTTAA